A single Paenibacillus sp. FSL R5-0517 DNA region contains:
- a CDS encoding DedA family protein translates to MEFAKEFIGQYGYFAIYGLLALGVIGMPIPDEVMMTFVGYLASISVLNYSVSIAVSFGGAFTGGLLSYTIGKKAGRPLIEKYGKWVGVNAKRFGRVESWFLKYGYWSIILGYFIPGIRHLMCCFSGISRMAIGRYVVVSSIGAFVWCAVFISIGFYVGVLT, encoded by the coding sequence ATGGAATTTGCAAAAGAATTTATTGGTCAATATGGTTATTTCGCAATATACGGACTACTGGCTCTTGGCGTTATCGGGATGCCGATTCCGGATGAGGTGATGATGACCTTTGTCGGTTATCTCGCCTCCATCTCGGTATTGAATTACTCGGTATCCATCGCCGTCAGTTTCGGTGGCGCATTTACCGGAGGGCTGCTCAGCTATACGATTGGTAAGAAGGCCGGCCGACCACTGATTGAAAAATACGGCAAGTGGGTCGGCGTGAATGCCAAACGATTTGGCAGGGTGGAGTCATGGTTTCTCAAATATGGGTATTGGTCCATCATCCTGGGTTATTTCATTCCAGGCATTCGTCATCTGATGTGCTGTTTCTCCGGGATTAGCCGTATGGCGATTGGCAGATATGTAGTGGTATCGAGCATCGGCGCATTTGTATGGTGTGCTGTCTTTATTTCAATTGGTTTTTATGTTGGCGTGTTAACTTAA
- a CDS encoding DUF420 domain-containing protein, translating into MGKNNKGEPNIPSPTSNKNFAGIIITISILANVIILLLFFAPSIGYKGDVTFDITVLPRFNAVFNSFTFIFLLAALIAIIKRNVKLHKRFILAAFSTTLLFLVTYLTFHYLSPETSKYGGEGIIRSIYFFILITHSILAALIVPLALFTLVWGWTNQLKKHRKIARWTMPIWLYVSSTGVVVYLMMAPYY; encoded by the coding sequence TTGGGCAAAAATAACAAAGGGGAACCGAACATTCCATCCCCGACGAGCAATAAAAATTTCGCAGGCATCATTATTACGATTTCCATTCTCGCTAATGTCATTATTTTATTATTGTTCTTCGCACCGTCCATTGGATACAAAGGTGATGTGACCTTTGATATTACGGTGTTGCCACGGTTTAATGCCGTGTTTAACAGCTTTACCTTCATCTTCCTGCTCGCAGCGCTTATTGCTATTATCAAGCGGAATGTGAAGTTGCACAAACGATTTATTCTTGCTGCATTCTCAACAACACTGTTATTCCTCGTGACCTATCTGACGTTTCACTACCTCTCACCAGAGACGTCCAAATATGGCGGCGAGGGCATCATTCGTTCCATCTATTTCTTCATTCTGATTACCCATAGTATACTGGCAGCCCTGATCGTTCCGTTGGCGTTGTTCACACTTGTGTGGGGCTGGACGAATCAATTGAAGAAACACCGCAAAATTGCACGTTGGACGATGCCAATCTGGCTGTATGTCAGTTCCACAGGTGTCGTCGTATACCTCATGATGGCACCGTATTATTAA
- the gpmA gene encoding 2,3-diphosphoglycerate-dependent phosphoglycerate mutase yields MYRVVLIRHGQSMWNVENRFTGWTDVDLTTDGYGEARKAGKIMKEQGFDFDYAYASVLKRSIRTLDIALDEMDLMWIPITKTWKLNERHYGALQGLNKQQTALKYGEDQVKEWRRSVNVSPPALDETDERYVQDLDKYKRLGCTIPVTENLMDTSKRVLEYWNAEIKPMVSAGKRVLISAHGNTLRSLVMHLDQLSEADVVALNIPTGIPLVYELDENLHPLGHFYLTADGSTYKHEEMTHMATPSD; encoded by the coding sequence ATGTACAGAGTTGTTTTGATTCGTCATGGACAGAGCATGTGGAATGTAGAGAATCGTTTTACGGGTTGGACGGATGTCGATCTCACAACAGATGGTTACGGAGAAGCTCGTAAAGCTGGGAAGATCATGAAGGAGCAAGGGTTTGATTTTGATTATGCCTATGCCTCCGTCTTGAAACGTTCCATCCGTACACTGGATATTGCGCTCGATGAGATGGACCTTATGTGGATTCCCATTACGAAGACCTGGAAGCTGAATGAACGTCATTATGGTGCGCTGCAAGGACTGAATAAACAGCAGACTGCGTTGAAGTATGGGGAAGACCAAGTGAAGGAATGGAGACGCTCCGTTAACGTATCTCCCCCTGCATTGGATGAGACCGATGAACGATATGTACAGGATCTGGACAAGTACAAGCGGCTCGGGTGCACCATCCCCGTTACAGAGAACCTGATGGATACATCCAAGCGTGTGCTGGAGTACTGGAATGCGGAGATTAAACCGATGGTATCTGCGGGCAAAAGAGTGCTGATCTCTGCGCATGGTAACACGCTTCGTTCACTCGTCATGCATCTGGACCAATTGTCCGAGGCAGACGTGGTGGCGCTCAATATCCCGACAGGCATCCCGCTTGTCTATGAGTTGGACGAAAACCTGCATCCCCTCGGACACTTTTATCTGACCGCGGATGGTTCAACCTACAAACATGAAGAAATGACCCATATGGCAACACCGTCCGATTAA
- a CDS encoding cation:proton antiporter: MEFILVLALILIFTKLAGDLSVRLGQPSVLGKLIVGVILGPAILGWVQQSDFVHYMAEIGVLLLMFIAGLETDLEQLKKNWKAAFAVAVGGIILPFIGGYGSAMAFGMSQTHALFFGLLFCATSVSISVQTLKDMDQLSSREGTTILGAAVVDDVLVVVILAVMMSLLGTGGGDTSISLLIGKKLLFFVIIIAASWFLVPRIMKWMAPLKVTETVITAGLIICFGFSYFAEWMGVAGIIGAFAAGIAISQTNFKHEVETKLEPIAYGIFVPVFFVSIGLNVTFDGVGSQIWFIVVISIIAIVTKLIGGGAGARLTGFNMSSSLAIGSGMISRGEVALIIASTGLASGLLDPEYFTSVVIMVIVTTLVTPPLLKITFARKKGEKRVEKGIEESHLGG, encoded by the coding sequence ATGGAATTTATTTTGGTTCTTGCACTTATTTTAATCTTTACCAAACTTGCCGGTGATCTATCCGTCAGATTGGGTCAGCCGTCGGTACTTGGGAAACTGATTGTGGGTGTCATCCTCGGGCCTGCTATTCTCGGTTGGGTTCAACAAAGTGATTTCGTCCACTATATGGCCGAAATCGGAGTACTATTGTTGATGTTCATCGCTGGACTGGAGACCGATCTGGAACAATTGAAGAAAAACTGGAAAGCAGCCTTTGCCGTTGCTGTGGGTGGTATTATTTTACCATTCATCGGAGGATACGGTTCGGCCATGGCGTTCGGTATGTCACAGACACACGCATTATTCTTTGGACTTTTATTCTGTGCCACGTCCGTCAGCATTTCCGTTCAGACACTAAAAGACATGGATCAACTAAGCTCTCGTGAGGGTACAACAATCCTTGGTGCAGCTGTTGTCGATGATGTCCTGGTCGTTGTGATTCTTGCCGTTATGATGAGCTTGCTGGGTACAGGCGGAGGTGACACATCGATTTCTCTGCTTATCGGTAAGAAGCTGTTATTCTTTGTTATTATTATCGCTGCCAGCTGGTTCCTTGTACCACGCATCATGAAGTGGATGGCACCGTTAAAAGTAACCGAGACCGTCATTACTGCGGGACTGATTATTTGTTTTGGATTTTCCTACTTTGCCGAGTGGATGGGTGTTGCCGGAATCATTGGTGCATTTGCCGCTGGGATCGCCATCTCCCAAACCAACTTCAAACATGAAGTTGAAACCAAACTGGAACCGATCGCCTACGGAATTTTTGTTCCGGTGTTCTTTGTCAGTATTGGTTTGAATGTCACGTTTGATGGTGTGGGTTCACAAATTTGGTTTATTGTCGTTATCAGTATCATCGCGATTGTAACCAAACTTATCGGTGGGGGAGCCGGTGCACGACTGACTGGATTTAATATGTCATCTTCATTGGCCATTGGCTCAGGAATGATTTCAAGAGGCGAGGTTGCTCTCATTATCGCGTCAACCGGACTTGCTTCCGGATTGCTTGATCCGGAGTATTTTACCAGCGTCGTGATCATGGTTATCGTAACCACATTGGTCACGCCTCCTCTGCTCAAAATTACCTTTGCTCGCAAAAAGGGTGAAAAGCGAGTCGAAAAAGGAATTGAAGAATCACATCTTGGTGGATGA
- a CDS encoding aldo/keto reductase has translation MKKNRLGTSELMVSEIGLGCMSLGTEMEPAMGLIHEALDHGVNLLDTADLYDAGRNEEIVGQAIKGRRDQVVVATKVGNRRLPGKEGWSWDPSKAYIKQAVHESLKRLQTDYIDLYQLHGGTLDDPIEETIEAFEELKKEGLIRYYGISSIRPNVIREYVKRASIVSVMNQYSVADRRAEEEVLPLLEQKGISVIARGPVASGVLADSGSAKADKGYLDYTPEQLYTIRQGLSRLVTDQRSMAQTAIRYALSHPAVAAVVPGASSRDQLLHNIAASNSPAITTVEIQQIRELSPANLYKQHR, from the coding sequence ATGAAGAAAAATCGTCTGGGTACATCCGAACTGATGGTGTCGGAGATTGGGCTGGGATGTATGTCACTTGGAACCGAAATGGAACCCGCAATGGGCCTGATTCATGAGGCTTTGGATCATGGGGTCAACCTGTTGGATACAGCCGATCTTTACGACGCAGGACGTAATGAAGAGATTGTAGGACAAGCTATTAAGGGGCGCCGGGACCAAGTCGTTGTGGCGACCAAAGTAGGAAATCGTCGTCTGCCCGGCAAAGAGGGCTGGTCTTGGGACCCATCCAAAGCCTACATTAAGCAGGCTGTACATGAAAGCTTGAAGCGGTTGCAGACCGATTACATTGATTTGTACCAGCTGCATGGCGGCACATTGGACGATCCTATCGAAGAGACAATCGAAGCGTTTGAGGAACTGAAGAAGGAAGGACTTATCCGATATTACGGAATTTCCTCCATTCGTCCTAATGTGATTCGGGAGTATGTAAAGAGGGCATCCATCGTCAGTGTGATGAACCAGTACAGTGTTGCTGACCGCAGAGCGGAAGAAGAGGTGCTGCCTTTATTGGAACAAAAGGGAATCAGTGTAATTGCCCGTGGGCCCGTAGCTAGCGGTGTGCTCGCCGATTCCGGATCTGCCAAGGCAGACAAAGGTTATCTGGACTATACGCCAGAGCAACTATATACCATTCGGCAAGGGTTAAGCCGTCTTGTTACGGACCAACGCAGCATGGCTCAGACGGCTATTCGGTATGCCTTATCCCATCCTGCGGTTGCAGCCGTTGTCCCTGGTGCTAGCTCGAGAGACCAGTTGCTGCACAATATTGCCGCTTCGAATTCGCCTGCAATTACCACCGTAGAAATTCAGCAAATACGTGAGCTTAGTCCCGCTAATCTATACAAGCAGCATCGCTAA
- a CDS encoding transcriptional regulator, producing MSIDFDEAYEVWMHSLLEKETNPRVLSRIENGLEHSTLEFLRSVWFPVMKNFTHLQPEWEVRDFHNGYRYLDLAYLPGNGIKGGIEIQGYGPHARDLDVRRFKDLCWRHCLLTLDDWIFLPIAYLSIKDEPKRCQQLVLSFMGKFMATDVPPSLNWLEAETVRYARRIIRPFAPSELATHLRITDQHARIVLHSLIVQEVLHVASGTQRYRTYILRT from the coding sequence ATGAGCATTGATTTTGATGAGGCTTATGAAGTTTGGATGCACTCCCTTTTGGAGAAGGAGACGAACCCCCGAGTGCTTTCCAGAATAGAAAATGGACTGGAACATAGCACATTGGAATTTTTGCGTTCCGTTTGGTTTCCAGTGATGAAAAACTTTACCCATCTGCAACCCGAATGGGAGGTTCGTGATTTTCATAACGGCTATCGGTATCTGGATCTTGCTTACCTGCCAGGAAACGGTATCAAAGGGGGGATTGAGATTCAAGGTTACGGGCCACATGCTCGTGATCTGGATGTACGGCGTTTCAAAGATTTATGCTGGCGACATTGTCTGCTGACGTTGGATGATTGGATTTTTCTGCCGATCGCGTATCTCTCCATTAAGGATGAACCGAAACGGTGCCAGCAGCTAGTGCTGTCTTTTATGGGAAAATTCATGGCCACAGATGTGCCCCCGTCCCTTAATTGGCTGGAAGCCGAGACTGTTCGTTATGCCAGACGCATTATCCGTCCCTTTGCCCCGTCGGAACTTGCTACGCATCTGCGAATCACAGATCAGCACGCTCGAATAGTTCTTCACAGTCTAATTGTTCAAGAGGTATTACATGTCGCAAGTGGCACACAACGATATCGAACCTACATCTTACGAACATGA
- the pssA gene encoding CDP-diacylglycerol--serine O-phosphatidyltransferase, giving the protein MKSLPSILTLGNLSSGMLAVIMAIHGEFALAVMMIWVAMFFDLFDGYAARKLHCEGEFGKALDSLADVVSFGTAPVLILYLNSMNEVSVLGMALTALFPVCGALRLARYNCQKTASSGFVGMPITFAGGLMSFFALWSPYFTHGVAYLVIIVLSGLMVSQIRFPSLKQVLASHEKDIVEPK; this is encoded by the coding sequence ATGAAGTCTTTACCATCGATTTTAACCTTGGGGAATCTGAGTTCAGGCATGCTGGCAGTCATTATGGCTATTCATGGTGAATTTGCCCTGGCTGTGATGATGATATGGGTAGCGATGTTTTTTGATCTGTTTGACGGCTATGCAGCCCGCAAATTGCACTGTGAGGGTGAGTTCGGGAAAGCCCTGGACTCGCTTGCGGATGTAGTTTCATTCGGAACAGCCCCTGTGCTGATTCTGTACCTGAACTCCATGAATGAAGTGAGTGTGCTGGGGATGGCACTGACCGCATTGTTTCCGGTTTGCGGTGCATTGCGCCTGGCCCGTTATAACTGTCAGAAGACAGCAAGCAGCGGTTTTGTCGGGATGCCGATTACATTTGCCGGAGGTCTGATGTCCTTTTTCGCCCTCTGGAGTCCTTATTTCACACACGGTGTAGCCTATCTTGTCATTATTGTATTATCCGGTCTCATGGTGAGCCAAATCCGATTCCCGTCTCTAAAACAAGTGCTAGCCTCACATGAGAAGGATATTGTGGAACCGAAATAA